The genomic DNA TGATTGAATTTATTTTTAATTTACCATTATTTAGAGGGATTATCAATGAATTAGGTGTACGAACCTAAGATAAGCAGATGAAGATGAAATTGTCGTGCACTACACTCTATTTTAATCTTTTTCCACATAGCAAATACCATAGCAAACTGATTTTTTATGACCAGTTACTATGGTATGTTATTGTGTAATTATAAAACAGAGCTATCTATCTGCATGTTTAATTTAGCTAATAGTTTGTCTGTTCTATAATAATTTACTTGAAAATGGGTAAACCGACCTTTGTCAATAGAATATAGGTTATAGCCATAATTTTCTTCAAACCTTACAATCCCCTGACCTTCATCTTCGCCAACAAAAGACATGCCAGCTACCGTATAATAGGGAATCCCGTTTATGTGGTGTAAATACGGATGATGTGTATGGCCAGTTAATACACCTAAAATATCAGAACCTTTTAATAATTGAATGGTTTCCTCTGCTTCTGGCAATGTCGGCATACTACTTTGTTCCCTTAACAAATGATGATGCATGACTAACAGGATAGGCTTATCTGACAATTTTTTTAAAGTTGTTTGTAACCAATCTTTTTGTTCCTTATTCATATGGCCATCAGGATTGTCATGTTCTGAATTATCTAGACTAATAATGTGAAATTCTGGATAAGTTTGTACAACGTTATACGGTCGTTCAGTTCCTATTTGATTAAGCCAACCAATTCGAAAGTTTTTCTTTATATCATGATTTCCTAATGTCACAATCATCGGAATTCCCTGTAAGATAGTTTGTAACTTTTGTTTTAAAAAAGCGTAGTCTTCTGGCTCACCGTCTTCTGTGAGATCACCACTGATAATTACTAAATCAATTTTTTTTATTTTTAATAGACTGGTTAAAGAGGACTCTAAGCGAATCAACGGATTTTCCATTTTGGTTAACATTCCTTTATAACCATCTTTTGCTTTTTCATAATTTCTACGAAAATGAATATCTGATAAATGTAAA from Enterococcus faecalis includes the following:
- a CDS encoding metallophosphoesterase family protein, with amino-acid sequence MDILHLSDIHFRRNYEKAKDGYKGMLTKMENPLIRLESSLTSLLKIKKIDLVIISGDLTEDGEPEDYAFLKQKLQTILQGIPMIVTLGNHDIKKNFRIGWLNQIGTERPYNVVQTYPEFHIISLDNSEHDNPDGHMNKEQKDWLQTTLKKLSDKPILLVMHHHLLREQSSMPTLPEAEETIQLLKGSDILGVLTGHTHHPYLHHINGIPYYTVAGMSFVGEDEGQGIVRFEENYGYNLYSIDKGRFTHFQVNYYRTDKLLAKLNMQIDSSVL